The following are from one region of the Megachile rotundata isolate GNS110a chromosome 15, iyMegRotu1, whole genome shotgun sequence genome:
- the Pmvk gene encoding phosphomevalonate kinase has translation MANYVSEDNSTMNVENTSKPRIILLFSGKRKCGKDYITNALQERIGCDNSVVIKLSGPIKSHWAKSLGLDIDLLMGDGGYKENYRLEMAKWGESIRKKDHGYFCRAAINMYNARNKSVWIISDVRRKTDLQWFRENFKDACKTICITSDKSIREKRGWIFTPGIDDSETECDLDDVNTWDLMVTNNDDNIEPILQTILQFVR, from the exons ATGGCGAATTATGTTAGTGAAGATAATTCTACGATGAACGTTGAAAATACTTCGAAACCgcgaattattttattgttcagCGGAAAAAGAAAATGCGGCAAAGATTATATCACGAACGCTTTACAAGAAAG aATCGGCTGCGATAATAGCGTCGTTATTAAATTATCGGGACCAATTAAATCTCACTGGGCGAAATCATTAGGACTTGATATTGATCTGCTTATGGGAGATGGAGGATACAAAGAAAATTATCGTCTTGAAATGGCAAAGTGGGGAGAAAGTATCAGAAAAAAAGATCATGGCTACTTTTGTCGCGCAGCTATAAACATGTATAATG CGCGTAACAAATCAGTATGGATAATAAGCGATGTACGAAGGAAAACTGATTTACAATGGTTTCGAGAGAATTTTAAAGATGCATGCAAAACAATTTGCATTACTTCGGATAAATCGATCAGAGAAAAACGAGGATGGATCTTTACTCCAG GAATCGACGATTCAGAAACTGAGTGCGATTTGGACGATGTAAATACATGGGACTTAATGGTAACGAATAACGACGATAACATAGAACCTATATTGCAAACGATATTACAATTCGTTCGttag
- the LOC100878856 gene encoding calcium-independent phospholipase A2-gamma isoform X1 has product MQFNYRLENAANYLCSLFVNNTRNLIFDVPGRPSCGNIVDKGTKHARMARNGNGRYYQRLVLSFRPLADSAVDKNCSGKVNDNALFNRTNILWKSKMSMQSHSKILSQLRDYLNKYGYSKSLRVILFKNWFDFFEKKKVTYSQINAIKKLSQSDYLKGTSEVQASSIDKTENNKIQGEKVLTEAVEKGATADTSVKREKDTDRLVNTDKEIRTKAKSHSFTDALDMLIFKLTDKSKASKLVVPKWKLNIHKNVPMHSITSRTRHVLNSILTAESNASRCRRIDDLLEHIDQYQEARHYAIKEGAIKVLLKVGRRSKDEQLKASIREALAVLGYSDPLPGKGIRILSIDGGGMRGVLVIEMLKKLEELTGKRTHEMFDYICGVSTGAILAITLGGHKRKSLNEISELYKELSAKVFTQSAIKGTSNLVWSHGYYDTALWEKLLQEHLGNRTLIKTARDPGTPKFSAISAIVNHARVTAYVFRNYTLPYRVESQYIGSHKHKLWEAVRASAAAPSYFEEFKNGEYLHQDGGILVNNPCAVALHEAKQLWPNQPIQCVVSFGTGRTPNRICDNNNDSMDVMISSWKDKFYKILDSATDTEAVHTMLNDLLPEHVYFRFNPYLTEMLSMVEIRPEKISQLEQDAKMYIRRNEEKFQKAAKVLLERKQIPRKVLDWIRLQKRIYGL; this is encoded by the exons ATGCAATTTAATTATAGACTGGAGAATGCAGCAAATTATTTATGTTCCTTGTTTGTAAACAATACGCGTAATTTGATTTTCGATGTTCCTGGGAGACCGAGCTGCGGAAATATTGT AGACAAAGGTACGAAACACGCGAGAATGGCACGTAATGGAAACGGACGATATTATCAAAGACTTGTTCTTTCCTTCAG ACCATTAGCGGATAGTGCTGTGGATAAAAATTGCAGTGGAAAAGTTAACGACAACGCGTTATTTAATCGTACGAATATTTTGTGGAAGAGTAAAATGTCCATGCAAAGTCACTCGAAAATTTTGTCTCAACTCAGAGATTATTTGAACAAATATGGTTACAGTAAGAGTTTGCGAGTAATTTTGTTCAAGAATTGGTTCGATTTCTTCGAGAAAAAGAAAGTGACCTATTCTCAGATCAATGCCATAAAAAAGTTGTCCCAGAGCGACTATCTAAAAGGTACGAGCGAGGTGCAAGCATCGAGCATCGATAAGactgaaaataacaaaatacaagGAGAAAAAGTTTTAACCGAGGCTGTAGAAAAAGGAGCAACCGCTGATACTTCTGTTAAACGAGAGAAG GACACGGATAGATTGGTAAATACCGATAAGGAAATACGGACCAAAGCGAAATCTCATAGTTTCACGGATGCTCTGGACAtgctaatatttaaattaaccgATAAAAGTAAAGCGAGTAAATTGGTTGTACCTAAATGGAaactaaatattcataaaaacgTACCGATGCACAGTATTACCTCCAGAACGCGTCATGTTCTGAACAGTATTTTGACCGCGGAGTCGAATGCTTCGCGTTGTAGGAGGATCGACGATTTATTGGAACATATCGATCAGTATCAAGAAGCGAGACATTATGCCATTAAGGAAGGCGCGATCAAAGTGCTGCTGAAAGTGGGACGTAGAAGTAAAGATGAACAATTAAAAG CATCCATTAGAGAAGCATTGGCGGTATTAGGTTATAGCGATCCACTACCTGGTAAAGGTATTAGAATTCTTTCGATCGACGGTGGAGGTATGCGTGGCGTATTGGTTATAGAAATGTTGAAGAAACTCGAAGAATTGACTGGAAAGAGAACGCACGAAATGTTCGATTATATATGCGGTGTGAGTACAGGAGCAATTTTGGCGATTACTTTag GTGGACACAAACGGAAATCTCTCAACGAAATATCCGAGTTGTACAAAGAATTAAGTGCCAAAGTATTTACTCAAAGTGCTATAAAGGGCACGAGCAATTTGGTATGGAGTCATGGATATTACGATACGGCGCTATGGGAAAAGTTGTTACAAGAACATTTAGGAAATAGAACCCTTATAAAAACAGCTCGTGATCCCGGTACACCGAAG TTTTCAGCTATATCGGCTATAGTCAATCATGCGCGCGTAACGGCTTACGTCTTCAGAAATTACACGTTGCCCTATAGAGTTGAGAGTCAATACATAGGATCTCATAAACATAAATTGTGGGAAGCGGTGAGAGCGTCCGCGGCAGCGCCTAGTTATTTCGAAGAGTTTAAGAACGGTGAATACCTTCATCAAGATGGAG GTATACTCGTGAACAATCCGTGCGCGGTTGCGTTGCACGAAGCGAAACAATTATGGCCAAATCAACCGATTCAGTGCGTTGTTTCCTTCGGTACTGGACGAACACCGAACCGAATTTGTGATAACAATAACGATTCTATGGATGTTATGATTTCAAGCTGGaaagataaattttataaaatattagataGTGCTACTGATACGGAAG CTGTACACACGATGCTTAACGATCTTTTACCTGAACACGTGTATTTTCGATTTAATCCCTACTTGACTGAAATGTTGTCGATGGTAGAGATACGTCCTGAGAAAATTAGTCAGCTGGAACAAGATGCGAAGATGTATATAAGgagaaatgaagaaaaatttCAGAAAGCTGCTAAAGTATTGTTGGAAAGGAAACAAATTCCGCGCAAGGTTCTGGATTGGATTAGGTTACAAAAACGAATTTATGGTTTATGA
- the LOC100878856 gene encoding calcium-independent phospholipase A2-gamma isoform X2 encodes MARNGNGRYYQRLVLSFRPLADSAVDKNCSGKVNDNALFNRTNILWKSKMSMQSHSKILSQLRDYLNKYGYSKSLRVILFKNWFDFFEKKKVTYSQINAIKKLSQSDYLKGTSEVQASSIDKTENNKIQGEKVLTEAVEKGATADTSVKREKDTDRLVNTDKEIRTKAKSHSFTDALDMLIFKLTDKSKASKLVVPKWKLNIHKNVPMHSITSRTRHVLNSILTAESNASRCRRIDDLLEHIDQYQEARHYAIKEGAIKVLLKVGRRSKDEQLKASIREALAVLGYSDPLPGKGIRILSIDGGGMRGVLVIEMLKKLEELTGKRTHEMFDYICGVSTGAILAITLGGHKRKSLNEISELYKELSAKVFTQSAIKGTSNLVWSHGYYDTALWEKLLQEHLGNRTLIKTARDPGTPKFSAISAIVNHARVTAYVFRNYTLPYRVESQYIGSHKHKLWEAVRASAAAPSYFEEFKNGEYLHQDGGILVNNPCAVALHEAKQLWPNQPIQCVVSFGTGRTPNRICDNNNDSMDVMISSWKDKFYKILDSATDTEAVHTMLNDLLPEHVYFRFNPYLTEMLSMVEIRPEKISQLEQDAKMYIRRNEEKFQKAAKVLLERKQIPRKVLDWIRLQKRIYGL; translated from the exons ATGGCACGTAATGGAAACGGACGATATTATCAAAGACTTGTTCTTTCCTTCAG ACCATTAGCGGATAGTGCTGTGGATAAAAATTGCAGTGGAAAAGTTAACGACAACGCGTTATTTAATCGTACGAATATTTTGTGGAAGAGTAAAATGTCCATGCAAAGTCACTCGAAAATTTTGTCTCAACTCAGAGATTATTTGAACAAATATGGTTACAGTAAGAGTTTGCGAGTAATTTTGTTCAAGAATTGGTTCGATTTCTTCGAGAAAAAGAAAGTGACCTATTCTCAGATCAATGCCATAAAAAAGTTGTCCCAGAGCGACTATCTAAAAGGTACGAGCGAGGTGCAAGCATCGAGCATCGATAAGactgaaaataacaaaatacaagGAGAAAAAGTTTTAACCGAGGCTGTAGAAAAAGGAGCAACCGCTGATACTTCTGTTAAACGAGAGAAG GACACGGATAGATTGGTAAATACCGATAAGGAAATACGGACCAAAGCGAAATCTCATAGTTTCACGGATGCTCTGGACAtgctaatatttaaattaaccgATAAAAGTAAAGCGAGTAAATTGGTTGTACCTAAATGGAaactaaatattcataaaaacgTACCGATGCACAGTATTACCTCCAGAACGCGTCATGTTCTGAACAGTATTTTGACCGCGGAGTCGAATGCTTCGCGTTGTAGGAGGATCGACGATTTATTGGAACATATCGATCAGTATCAAGAAGCGAGACATTATGCCATTAAGGAAGGCGCGATCAAAGTGCTGCTGAAAGTGGGACGTAGAAGTAAAGATGAACAATTAAAAG CATCCATTAGAGAAGCATTGGCGGTATTAGGTTATAGCGATCCACTACCTGGTAAAGGTATTAGAATTCTTTCGATCGACGGTGGAGGTATGCGTGGCGTATTGGTTATAGAAATGTTGAAGAAACTCGAAGAATTGACTGGAAAGAGAACGCACGAAATGTTCGATTATATATGCGGTGTGAGTACAGGAGCAATTTTGGCGATTACTTTag GTGGACACAAACGGAAATCTCTCAACGAAATATCCGAGTTGTACAAAGAATTAAGTGCCAAAGTATTTACTCAAAGTGCTATAAAGGGCACGAGCAATTTGGTATGGAGTCATGGATATTACGATACGGCGCTATGGGAAAAGTTGTTACAAGAACATTTAGGAAATAGAACCCTTATAAAAACAGCTCGTGATCCCGGTACACCGAAG TTTTCAGCTATATCGGCTATAGTCAATCATGCGCGCGTAACGGCTTACGTCTTCAGAAATTACACGTTGCCCTATAGAGTTGAGAGTCAATACATAGGATCTCATAAACATAAATTGTGGGAAGCGGTGAGAGCGTCCGCGGCAGCGCCTAGTTATTTCGAAGAGTTTAAGAACGGTGAATACCTTCATCAAGATGGAG GTATACTCGTGAACAATCCGTGCGCGGTTGCGTTGCACGAAGCGAAACAATTATGGCCAAATCAACCGATTCAGTGCGTTGTTTCCTTCGGTACTGGACGAACACCGAACCGAATTTGTGATAACAATAACGATTCTATGGATGTTATGATTTCAAGCTGGaaagataaattttataaaatattagataGTGCTACTGATACGGAAG CTGTACACACGATGCTTAACGATCTTTTACCTGAACACGTGTATTTTCGATTTAATCCCTACTTGACTGAAATGTTGTCGATGGTAGAGATACGTCCTGAGAAAATTAGTCAGCTGGAACAAGATGCGAAGATGTATATAAGgagaaatgaagaaaaatttCAGAAAGCTGCTAAAGTATTGTTGGAAAGGAAACAAATTCCGCGCAAGGTTCTGGATTGGATTAGGTTACAAAAACGAATTTATGGTTTATGA
- the RpL29 gene encoding ribosomal protein L29, which yields MAKSKNHTNHNQNRKAHRNGIKKPKRYRHESTLGMDLKFLRNQRFAKKHNLKPKEQRKRAEKRKALRESKKEVVRV from the exons ATGGCCAAGTCTAAAAATCACACTAATCATAATCAAA ATCGTAAAGCTCATCGCAATGGTATCAAGAAACCTAAACGTTACAGACACGAATCCACGCTTGGT AtggatttgaaatttctgaggAACCAACGTTTTGCCAAGAAACATAACTTGAAGCCAAAGGAACAACGAAAACGAGCGGAAAAACGTAAGGCCTTGCGTGAATCGAAGAAAGAAGTTGTccgtgtataa
- the LOC100878856 gene encoding calcium-independent phospholipase A2-gamma isoform X3, protein MSMQSHSKILSQLRDYLNKYGYSKSLRVILFKNWFDFFEKKKVTYSQINAIKKLSQSDYLKGTSEVQASSIDKTENNKIQGEKVLTEAVEKGATADTSVKREKDTDRLVNTDKEIRTKAKSHSFTDALDMLIFKLTDKSKASKLVVPKWKLNIHKNVPMHSITSRTRHVLNSILTAESNASRCRRIDDLLEHIDQYQEARHYAIKEGAIKVLLKVGRRSKDEQLKASIREALAVLGYSDPLPGKGIRILSIDGGGMRGVLVIEMLKKLEELTGKRTHEMFDYICGVSTGAILAITLGGHKRKSLNEISELYKELSAKVFTQSAIKGTSNLVWSHGYYDTALWEKLLQEHLGNRTLIKTARDPGTPKFSAISAIVNHARVTAYVFRNYTLPYRVESQYIGSHKHKLWEAVRASAAAPSYFEEFKNGEYLHQDGGILVNNPCAVALHEAKQLWPNQPIQCVVSFGTGRTPNRICDNNNDSMDVMISSWKDKFYKILDSATDTEAVHTMLNDLLPEHVYFRFNPYLTEMLSMVEIRPEKISQLEQDAKMYIRRNEEKFQKAAKVLLERKQIPRKVLDWIRLQKRIYGL, encoded by the exons ATGTCCATGCAAAGTCACTCGAAAATTTTGTCTCAACTCAGAGATTATTTGAACAAATATGGTTACAGTAAGAGTTTGCGAGTAATTTTGTTCAAGAATTGGTTCGATTTCTTCGAGAAAAAGAAAGTGACCTATTCTCAGATCAATGCCATAAAAAAGTTGTCCCAGAGCGACTATCTAAAAGGTACGAGCGAGGTGCAAGCATCGAGCATCGATAAGactgaaaataacaaaatacaagGAGAAAAAGTTTTAACCGAGGCTGTAGAAAAAGGAGCAACCGCTGATACTTCTGTTAAACGAGAGAAG GACACGGATAGATTGGTAAATACCGATAAGGAAATACGGACCAAAGCGAAATCTCATAGTTTCACGGATGCTCTGGACAtgctaatatttaaattaaccgATAAAAGTAAAGCGAGTAAATTGGTTGTACCTAAATGGAaactaaatattcataaaaacgTACCGATGCACAGTATTACCTCCAGAACGCGTCATGTTCTGAACAGTATTTTGACCGCGGAGTCGAATGCTTCGCGTTGTAGGAGGATCGACGATTTATTGGAACATATCGATCAGTATCAAGAAGCGAGACATTATGCCATTAAGGAAGGCGCGATCAAAGTGCTGCTGAAAGTGGGACGTAGAAGTAAAGATGAACAATTAAAAG CATCCATTAGAGAAGCATTGGCGGTATTAGGTTATAGCGATCCACTACCTGGTAAAGGTATTAGAATTCTTTCGATCGACGGTGGAGGTATGCGTGGCGTATTGGTTATAGAAATGTTGAAGAAACTCGAAGAATTGACTGGAAAGAGAACGCACGAAATGTTCGATTATATATGCGGTGTGAGTACAGGAGCAATTTTGGCGATTACTTTag GTGGACACAAACGGAAATCTCTCAACGAAATATCCGAGTTGTACAAAGAATTAAGTGCCAAAGTATTTACTCAAAGTGCTATAAAGGGCACGAGCAATTTGGTATGGAGTCATGGATATTACGATACGGCGCTATGGGAAAAGTTGTTACAAGAACATTTAGGAAATAGAACCCTTATAAAAACAGCTCGTGATCCCGGTACACCGAAG TTTTCAGCTATATCGGCTATAGTCAATCATGCGCGCGTAACGGCTTACGTCTTCAGAAATTACACGTTGCCCTATAGAGTTGAGAGTCAATACATAGGATCTCATAAACATAAATTGTGGGAAGCGGTGAGAGCGTCCGCGGCAGCGCCTAGTTATTTCGAAGAGTTTAAGAACGGTGAATACCTTCATCAAGATGGAG GTATACTCGTGAACAATCCGTGCGCGGTTGCGTTGCACGAAGCGAAACAATTATGGCCAAATCAACCGATTCAGTGCGTTGTTTCCTTCGGTACTGGACGAACACCGAACCGAATTTGTGATAACAATAACGATTCTATGGATGTTATGATTTCAAGCTGGaaagataaattttataaaatattagataGTGCTACTGATACGGAAG CTGTACACACGATGCTTAACGATCTTTTACCTGAACACGTGTATTTTCGATTTAATCCCTACTTGACTGAAATGTTGTCGATGGTAGAGATACGTCCTGAGAAAATTAGTCAGCTGGAACAAGATGCGAAGATGTATATAAGgagaaatgaagaaaaatttCAGAAAGCTGCTAAAGTATTGTTGGAAAGGAAACAAATTCCGCGCAAGGTTCTGGATTGGATTAGGTTACAAAAACGAATTTATGGTTTATGA